The Nycticebus coucang isolate mNycCou1 chromosome 8, mNycCou1.pri, whole genome shotgun sequence genome has a window encoding:
- the LOC128591449 gene encoding 40S ribosomal protein S29-like — MGHQQLYWSHPRKFGQGSRSCRVCSNRHGLIRKYSLNMCRQCFRQYAKDIGFIKLD; from the coding sequence ATGGGGCACCAGCAGCTCTACTGGAGCCACCCGCGAAAATTCGGCCAGGGTTCTCGCTCTTGTCGCGTCTGCTCAAACCGGCACGGTCTGATCCGGAAGTACAGCCTGAATATGTGCCGTCAGTGCTTCCGTCAGTACGCGAAGGACATCGGGTTCATTAAGTTGGACTAA